TCATTTTCATTTCATTTCTGGGTTCTTTGTTTGTTTTCTTTTTTTTGCGGGTGAATGGCATTGCCAAACTCCACGACTGAACTAAGTTTTATTTACTGCGCCGGCCATCATCAGCATTATTGCTGGTTTTTATCTTGCGTCAAATAAAACAACATATCAGGAGTGCGACTATGCCTACGATTAATAACCCTAACGCCACCATTCACTCGTTACTGATTAAGGATGATAACTCACCTGCTGACGGACAGACGACGAATTCCGTTGTTGCTCAGGTGAATGACGGTGATACGGTTCCTCTGTCCGGCCAGATGGTGACCTTTGACGTTGAGGAGGGCGCCACTATTCAAGGCCAGGCAGAAAGTAACGAGCAGGGAATAGCCACGGCGACACTGACCAGCACAACGGCGGGTGTTTACGTGGTCACAGCCAGCATCAATAACAGCCAGAAGACCGTGGAGTCGACCTTTGTCTCCAATGATGATGGTGATGGCAACAACCCGAATGCGGTGGTTGAGGATTTGTACGTCTCCCAGAACAATGCCCAGGCTGATGGCGCGTCAACCAACGAGGTGACGGCTGAGGTCACCGACGGGGATGGCGGGCTGCTGGCGAACCAAAGCGTGACATTTGAGGCGGATAATGGCGCCCTCATCCAGAGCCCGGTAGTGACTGATGAGCTGGGCAAGGCCAGGGCGACGCTGACCAGCACTGAAGCGGGGGTTGTCACCGTGACGGCCACTATCAACGCCAGCAGCAGCGATGTGGAGGTGGTGTTCGATGAGAGCGACGGCAATGACCCGACGGCGTTTCTCATCCTGCTGCAGACCACCGACAATTTCGCCGTGGCTGACGGTACGGCAACGAACAAGGTCACTGCAGAGGTGGCGGGTGAGAATGGAAAACTTCTGGCGAACCAGAGCGTGACATTCACGGCGGATAATGGCGCCGTGATTGCCAGCCCGGGAATTACCGATACATCGGGGAAGGCCACAGTACCTCTGACCAGCCTGACTCCCGGCAAGGTCACCGTCACCGCCCGCATTAACGACTCCAGCCTGGAGACGGAAGTGCAGTTTGTTGAGAGCGGCTCGAATGACCCGACGGCGTATATCAGTACGCTGGTGGTGTCTAAAAATACCGCCGTGGCGGATGGACGCCACACCGATGAGGTGGTCGCGGAGGTGGTGAGTGGCGATGGCCGGTTGCTGGCCGGCCAGGGGGTTAATTTTACGGCTACTAACGGGGCGGTGGTTGATGAGCTGGTTGTCACGGACGAGTATGGGAAGGCGGTGGCGACGCTGACCAGCCTGACGCCGGGCGTCTCTACGGTGACCGCACTGATAAACAGCAGCAGCGAGGCAGTGAACGTGATATTCACCGAGGCGACGGGTAATGACCCGACCGCCGAGGTTATCGCCTTGCGTACGCTGGATGACCTGGCCGCTGCGGACGGGCAGGCGACCAACAGCGTGATGGCTGAAGTGGCGGACAGCAACCATGTCCTGCTGGCAAACCAGAGTGTGACGTTCCTGGCGACAAACGATGCGGTGATTGTCAGTCCGGTGCTGACGGATGCGAACGGCAAGGCGACGACGACGCTGACTAGCACCACCGAGGGTGTCGTGAAGGTGACGGCGGTCATCAATGCGAGCGCCCGAAGTACCGATGTCACCTTTAGCGAAGGGGACATCACCAACCCGGACGCGGTGATAGCCGGGGTTTATATTGATGTGAACAATGCGGTGGCGGACGGCGTGGCCGTCAACACGGTGGTGGCCGAGGTGGTGGACGGCGATAACCGGTTGCTGGCGAACCAGAGCGTGCGCTTTGAGGCGGATAACGGCGCGGTCATTCAGGTCAACCCGGTGCTGACGGATGAGTATGGCAAGGCCACCGCGTCGCTGAGCAGCCTGACGGCAGGTGCATGTCAGGTGACGGCGAGCATCAATGAGAGCACGGACAGCGTGACGGTCAACTTTACGCAAGGCAGTGGCAATGACCCGTCGGCGGAGATAGAAACGGTGACCGTGTTGAAGGACAATGCCCGTGCGGATGGCGTGGAGAGTAATGAAGTCACGGCGACAGTGACGGACGGAGGGGGCAATCTGCTGGATGGACAAAGCGTGCGTTTTGAGGCGGACAACGGGGCGGTCATCAATAGTCCGGCGGTCACGGACACGACAGGGAAGGCGACGACGACGCTGACGAGTACCACGGCAGGACAGAGCACGGTGACGGCGAGCATTAACGACAGCGCAGAGACAGTGGTGGTCAGCTTTACCGATGAAAGCGCGACGTTTGTGATTGATTCACTGGTCAGTGACAAGGACAGCATCGTCAACGACGGAACGGACATCGCCACACTGACGGCGACGGTCATTGACAGTGACACGGGCACTGTTGTGTCCGGGGCAGCGGTGTCCTGGTCAACCGATATCGGCACGGTGACGCCGGCGGCATCGGTCACCGATGAGCGTGGCGAGGCCATTACACAGCTCAGTGACACCGGTGATACCGGTACGGCGACGGTGACCGCAGCGCTGAACAGCGGTGAAGAAAAAACGTATTCCGTCACGCTCCAGGGACCAGCCACTCTGGCCGTGCGGGGCGGGCGCCGACGCCGTGGGACCGGCCGGAACAGTTTGTCCTGGCTTGTCGCGATAGATGTGCTCACCGGACAGCCGGTCACTGCCCGGTGGCAATATGAGGGTGAAGAGGCTTCTGTGACCGCGATGCGTTTCGCTGATCCCCAACCGGAGAAACCACTCCAGGTCGTCAGTGCTACGGGACAACAACGTATCGTGCTCACCCCCCTGAACGTTGCCGGTTTTCCAATGTCTCCTGCCGGTGATGCGTTCGCTGTCGTGACGGATACGGGGGGAGCCCAGGCATGGGGAAGTGCGGCAAGCGGGGGCGCAGTACCGTCAGAGATTGCGACCCGGACCGACCTGACCGTACCGGAGTGCACCGCTACTGCGTACGCCGTTCTGACCACCGAGGGTGGTGTGGTCACCTGGGGAAACAGTACTAATGGCGGAAATGTTCCGTCCGCGATTGCTACACGTACCGATTTGACCATGCTGGCAAGCACGGATGCCGCTTTTGCCGCACTGACCACCTCCGATGGGGCTGTTGCGTGGGGAAATGGCAGCAATGGTGGTAATGTCCCGACAGCTATTGCGACACGTACCGATCTGGTCGCACTGAGTAGTTCAGGCACTGCATTTGCGGCGCTGACCCGGGCCGGCGGAGTTGTGGCCTGGGGAAACAGCACTAACGGAGGAAGTGTTCCGTCCGCGATTGCAACACGTACCGACCTGATTACGCTGACCGGCACTGATTATGCCTTTGGCGCACTGACCGCGTCCGGCGGCGTGGTGACATGGGGCAACGGGAGTTACGGTGGTAATGTATCTA
The nucleotide sequence above comes from Serratia rhizosphaerae. Encoded proteins:
- a CDS encoding Ig-like domain-containing protein — translated: MPTINNPNATIHSLLIKDDNSPADGQTTNSVVAQVNDGDTVPLSGQMVTFDVEEGATIQGQAESNEQGIATATLTSTTAGVYVVTASINNSQKTVESTFVSNDDGDGNNPNAVVEDLYVSQNNAQADGASTNEVTAEVTDGDGGLLANQSVTFEADNGALIQSPVVTDELGKARATLTSTEAGVVTVTATINASSSDVEVVFDESDGNDPTAFLILLQTTDNFAVADGTATNKVTAEVAGENGKLLANQSVTFTADNGAVIASPGITDTSGKATVPLTSLTPGKVTVTARINDSSLETEVQFVESGSNDPTAYISTLVVSKNTAVADGRHTDEVVAEVVSGDGRLLAGQGVNFTATNGAVVDELVVTDEYGKAVATLTSLTPGVSTVTALINSSSEAVNVIFTEATGNDPTAEVIALRTLDDLAAADGQATNSVMAEVADSNHVLLANQSVTFLATNDAVIVSPVLTDANGKATTTLTSTTEGVVKVTAVINASARSTDVTFSEGDITNPDAVIAGVYIDVNNAVADGVAVNTVVAEVVDGDNRLLANQSVRFEADNGAVIQVNPVLTDEYGKATASLSSLTAGACQVTASINESTDSVTVNFTQGSGNDPSAEIETVTVLKDNARADGVESNEVTATVTDGGGNLLDGQSVRFEADNGAVINSPAVTDTTGKATTTLTSTTAGQSTVTASINDSAETVVVSFTDESATFVIDSLVSDKDSIVNDGTDIATLTATVIDSDTGTVVSGAAVSWSTDIGTVTPAASVTDERGEAITQLSDTGDTGTATVTAALNSGEEKTYSVTLQGPATLAVRGGRRRRGTGRNSLSWLVAIDVLTGQPVTARWQYEGEEASVTAMRFADPQPEKPLQVVSATGQQRIVLTPLNVAGFPMSPAGDAFAVVTDTGGAQAWGSAASGGAVPSEIATRTDLTVPECTATAYAVLTTEGGVVTWGNSTNGGNVPSAIATRTDLTMLASTDAAFAALTTSDGAVAWGNGSNGGNVPTAIATRTDLVALSSSGTAFAALTRAGGVVAWGNSTNGGSVPSAIATRTDLITLTGTDYAFGALTASGGVVTWGNGSYGGNVSTEVATRTDLVELGSTAYAFAALTETGGVVTWGNSGNGGNVPTTIATRTDLVALAGNVGAFAALTASGGVVGWGNGSYGSTVPTEIATRTDLIALAGTDYAFAALTASGGVVAWGNQSYGGSIPADIQPLLTDIVAVYGCDGAFCALKSDHSVVVWGGGNAGKMANIPEVLQGNVSYYQE